A part of Chrysiogenia bacterium genomic DNA contains:
- a CDS encoding response regulator, producing MNQHRALIVEDSEPMVRLIAGLLKTIRGLQVEFAHDGIDALKRLKQSRFDLILTDLEMPILSGMQFIAKLRNDPAYRNVSVVVVSAEGSDRQQSAARSAGATEFLQKPLQGGKLIEVVRRVLEMDADAATAPATTPGRAPIPRIFKDTAISRPSAPTAHADTRTKILVCDDDPTLQRLMSSFVAKSLRAEVKSAKDGFDALELLDEYEPDLLILDMMMPRVSGAQVLDELARRRERGLATPRVLVYSAMDLRRDVLRKGAHGFLQKPGNIEQIREAILGALAAEAHAPNTAFAIGLR from the coding sequence ATGAACCAGCATCGCGCACTGATTGTCGAAGACTCCGAGCCCATGGTTCGATTGATCGCCGGACTGCTCAAGACCATCCGGGGGCTACAGGTAGAGTTTGCCCATGACGGGATTGATGCACTCAAGCGTCTCAAACAATCCCGCTTCGATTTGATTCTCACCGATCTGGAAATGCCGATCCTCAGCGGCATGCAGTTTATCGCCAAGCTCCGCAACGACCCGGCATACCGAAATGTCTCCGTAGTCGTTGTGAGTGCCGAGGGGAGCGATCGCCAGCAGAGCGCGGCCCGCAGTGCCGGCGCGACCGAGTTTTTGCAGAAACCGCTCCAGGGCGGAAAACTGATCGAAGTCGTCAGGCGCGTGCTGGAAATGGATGCCGACGCCGCAACTGCGCCAGCGACTACCCCCGGGCGCGCGCCCATTCCACGAATCTTCAAGGACACGGCAATCTCGCGGCCATCTGCGCCGACCGCTCATGCAGATACGCGCACGAAGATCCTTGTCTGCGATGACGACCCCACTCTGCAGCGTCTGATGAGTTCGTTCGTGGCAAAGTCGCTGCGCGCGGAAGTGAAGAGCGCCAAAGACGGCTTCGACGCGCTGGAACTGCTCGACGAGTATGAGCCCGATCTGCTGATCCTGGACATGATGATGCCGCGAGTGAGCGGTGCGCAGGTACTCGATGAACTCGCGCGCCGCCGCGAGCGCGGACTCGCAACGCCTCGCGTGCTCGTCTATTCAGCCATGGACCTTCGCCGGGATGTGCTGCGCAAGGGCGCCCACGGCTTCCTGCAGAAGCCGGGCAACATCGAACAAATTCGGGAAGCGATTCTGGGCGCTCTTGCCGCGGAAGCCCACGCCCCCAACACGGCATTTGCCATCGGACTTCGCTAG
- a CDS encoding PAS domain S-box protein encodes MGDDIRKRLWGRLLLYAAVAWVVIWSIDSFIDSSLNENETFLRSMLSPSWYEIWVRTLILVLMVVFAYLIARLLANHGDLARALRHSESRYEQIVNSTSDGVWAIDARGKTTFANEQMAQMLAVSLQEMLESSMYDFTDEESGKQTASSNMERRREGISEIHEFRFIRKDGTELISELQTDPLFDENGNFEGALALVRDLTPRRRAEEALREAEDQLEEARRMESLGLITGGIAHDFNNLLTPILAYARMAMDSISDPVRVYESIEKIELAASRAADLIAQLLYYTGKTRPDLVPLSVNKVAEDFVRVMEATTPVTVALELQLDAAMPAIRADAGQLNQVLVNLLQNAIEAIGDKGGRVALRTQTVVLEPRSPAINSPEFSLGPGNYVILEVRDDGIGMDEATRARIFEPFFTTKNGGRGLGLSALLGIVRAHGGALDVESVPGEGTSFRLYFPLSDAVPVTADSCKECGIPGRWTVLLVDDEREVLEVASQLLQRIGHRVFEALSGEEAIRIYERERAEIDCAVLDLNMPDMNGRALKERLQGLNPELPVVIATGYPDADLLRELGEDGLLVQKPYSPDSLQRKLEKACRRAPGCDRP; translated from the coding sequence ATGGGTGACGACATCAGGAAGCGGCTTTGGGGGCGACTGTTGCTTTACGCAGCCGTCGCCTGGGTGGTGATCTGGTCGATCGATTCCTTTATCGATTCTTCTCTCAACGAAAATGAAACGTTTTTGAGATCGATGCTCTCGCCTTCCTGGTATGAGATCTGGGTGCGTACCCTGATTCTTGTGCTGATGGTGGTGTTCGCCTACCTGATCGCGCGGCTTCTGGCCAACCATGGAGATCTCGCGCGTGCGCTTCGCCACAGCGAAAGCCGCTACGAACAGATCGTCAATTCCACGAGCGACGGGGTCTGGGCCATCGACGCCAGGGGAAAGACCACCTTCGCCAATGAACAGATGGCGCAAATGCTGGCGGTGAGTCTGCAAGAGATGCTCGAGAGCAGCATGTATGATTTCACGGATGAAGAATCCGGGAAACAGACCGCCTCCAGCAACATGGAGCGGCGGCGCGAGGGCATCAGCGAGATTCACGAGTTCCGGTTTATTCGCAAGGATGGAACGGAGCTGATCTCGGAGCTGCAGACCGATCCTCTCTTCGATGAAAACGGCAACTTCGAGGGTGCACTCGCACTGGTGCGCGATCTCACGCCGCGCCGGCGGGCCGAGGAAGCCCTGCGCGAGGCCGAGGACCAGCTCGAAGAAGCGCGCCGAATGGAGAGCCTGGGCCTGATCACGGGAGGCATTGCCCACGACTTCAACAATCTTCTGACGCCGATCCTGGCTTATGCGCGCATGGCGATGGACTCGATTTCAGACCCGGTGCGCGTCTACGAGAGCATCGAAAAGATCGAACTTGCCGCCTCGCGTGCCGCAGACCTGATCGCTCAACTTCTTTACTACACCGGAAAGACCCGGCCCGATCTGGTGCCGCTTTCCGTCAACAAAGTGGCAGAAGATTTTGTTCGCGTGATGGAGGCGACGACCCCTGTAACCGTCGCGCTGGAACTGCAACTCGATGCGGCAATGCCCGCGATCAGGGCCGATGCCGGCCAGCTCAACCAGGTTCTGGTGAACCTTCTGCAGAATGCGATCGAAGCAATCGGCGACAAAGGCGGCCGAGTGGCGTTGCGAACGCAGACGGTTGTTCTGGAGCCCCGGTCGCCTGCGATCAACTCGCCGGAATTCTCACTGGGCCCGGGAAACTACGTAATTCTCGAAGTGCGCGACGATGGAATCGGAATGGACGAAGCCACGCGTGCGAGAATTTTCGAGCCCTTCTTCACAACGAAAAATGGCGGTCGGGGGCTCGGACTCTCGGCACTGCTTGGAATCGTTCGGGCCCACGGCGGCGCCCTGGATGTGGAGAGCGTTCCCGGAGAAGGAACCTCTTTTCGGTTGTACTTCCCGCTCTCTGATGCGGTGCCGGTGACGGCCGATTCCTGCAAGGAATGCGGAATCCCGGGGCGGTGGACGGTGCTGCTGGTGGATGACGAGCGGGAAGTGCTGGAAGTGGCCAGCCAGTTATTGCAGAGGATTGGGCATCGGGTTTTCGAGGCGCTCTCGGGAGAAGAAGCAATCCGAATTTATGAGCGCGAACGCGCAGAAATTGACTGCGCTGTGCTTGATCTCAACATGCCGGACATGAACGGTCGTGCGCTGAAAGAACGGCTGCAGGGTCTCAATCCCGAACTGCCTGTCGTGATCGCCACCGGTTACCCCGATGCCGATTTGCTCAGGGAGCTTGGCGAGGATGGATTACTTGTCCAGAAACCTTACTCGCCGGATTCCCTGCAACGGAAGCTGGAAAAAGCATGCCGGCGCGCGCCGGGCTGCGATCGTCCCTAG